A genomic segment from Vanacampus margaritifer isolate UIUO_Vmar chromosome 3, RoL_Vmar_1.0, whole genome shotgun sequence encodes:
- the selenoe gene encoding selenoprotein e: MLSAILTLTLAAVVAATATAGRNQTAPAPDGPIVVARGKLLAPSVVGUGIKKMPELHHFLLELWALYHNLEYDSSEEVDPRLIFYNDKDEVVKTVGVKGMKALEIAALLDSLGFYKRAQKGEAVPEEFTNFPLHAPRDEL; the protein is encoded by the exons ATGTTGTCCGCCATCTTGACGCTGACCCTCGCCGCCGTCGTGGCGGCGACAGCGACGGCGGGCCGCAACCAAACCGCGCCGGCGCCGGACGGCCCGATTGTCGTCGCGCGGGGGAAACTTCTG gCTCCCAGCGTGGTTGGATGAGGCATCAAGAAAATGCCCGAGCtgcatcacttcctgttggaGCTTTGGGCTTTGTA TCACAACCTGGAGTACGATTCCTCGGAGGAAGTGGACCCCAGGCTCATTTTTTATAATGACAAGGATGAGGTCGTAAAG ACCGTCGGTGTGAAAGGCATGAAAGCGTTGGAGATCGCCGCCCTGCTGGACTCCCTGGGCTTCTACAAGCGTGCTCAGAAGGGCGAAGCAGTGCCAGAAGAGTTCACAAACTTTCCCCTGCACGCGCCCCGCGATGAGCTGTGA
- the LOC144049192 gene encoding transmembrane protein 17A, whose product MPVFYSPVPDDVGVGRACAGILHGRTERRDLSPSPSVSRSGCNEVACSVALQMLIYFNMFYFPCWCFSSVCMLEVKFAYLPGYYQGLEISGIVLISIVEILRLYLGYLGNLHENVSRLCCFCVLTLSFQLPPLLFLVTDEGALILPLERAVHFLLLALALAQMAAAALALRTMTRKLTLLFHLRQLAKVDSFGHSAAPALGLGAAYRRVTAT is encoded by the exons ATGCCGGTGTTCTACTCGCCGGTTCCCGACGACGTCGGCGTGGGTCGGGCCTGCGCGGGAATTTTGCACGGCCGCACAGAGCGCCGTGACCTTTCACCTTCGCCTTCAGTTTCCCGTTCAG GGTGCAACGAGGTCGCGTGCAGCGTCGCTCTGCAGATGTTGATTtacttcaacatgttttatttCCCCTGCTGGTGCTTTTCGTCCGTCTGCATGCTGGAAGTCAAG TTTGCGTACCTTCCAGGATACTATCAAGGTCTGGAGATCAGCGGAATCGTACTCATCAGCATCGTGGAAATTCTCCGACTTTACCTGGGCTACCTTGGAAACCTCCACGAGAAC GTGTCGCGGCTGTGCTGCTTCTGCGTGCTGACGCTGTCGTTCCAGCTGCCGCCGTTGCTGTTCCTGGTGACGGACGAGGGCGCGCTCATCCTCCCGCTGGAGCGCGCCGTCCACTTCCTGCTCTTGGCTTTGGCGCTGGCCCAGATGGCGGCGGCCGCCTTGGCACTGCGCACCATGACCAGGAAGCTGACGCTGCTCTTCCACCTGCGCCAGCTGGCCAAGGTGGACAGCTTCGGCCACAGCGCCGCGCCCGCCCTCGGCCTGGGCGCGGCGTACCGCCGGGTTACAGCTACTTAG